The proteins below are encoded in one region of Maribacter aestuarii:
- a CDS encoding pseudouridine synthase: MDTHQHYKLHKPFGVLSQFTSGEERQIKKKRFLTELGEFPKGTMPIGRLDEKSEGLLLLTTDGKISDKINNSGIEKEYWVQLDGQITQDAITRMEKGVVIGIHGKAYTTKTCKIRLLKNSPLVSPPDNKLRIGRHRENSWISMTITEGKFRQVRKMTAAVGFPTLRLIRVRIGDIHLEQLAVGNTQPVDLNLIKFP, translated from the coding sequence ATGGACACACATCAGCATTATAAATTGCACAAGCCTTTTGGAGTACTAAGTCAATTTACCTCTGGGGAAGAACGGCAAATTAAAAAGAAGCGATTTCTAACTGAGTTGGGTGAATTTCCCAAGGGTACTATGCCGATAGGACGCCTTGATGAGAAATCGGAAGGGCTACTATTGCTTACGACTGATGGAAAAATAAGTGACAAAATTAATAACTCCGGCATAGAAAAGGAATACTGGGTACAATTGGATGGTCAAATAACCCAAGATGCGATAACTAGAATGGAAAAAGGAGTGGTAATAGGGATTCATGGTAAAGCCTATACAACCAAAACTTGTAAAATTCGGCTTTTAAAGAATTCACCGTTAGTTTCACCACCCGATAATAAGCTTAGAATAGGTAGACATCGTGAAAATTCATGGATAAGCATGACGATAACCGAGGGTAAGTTCCGGCAAGTCCGTAAAATGACGGCCGCTGTCGGTTTTCCAACACTACGCTTAATTCGGGTGCGTATCGGCGACATTCACCTGGAACAATTAGCCGTGGGAAATACCCAACCGGTTGACCTAAATCTGATTAAGTTTCCATAA
- a CDS encoding adenylate/guanylate cyclase domain-containing protein, translated as MIGQDQRKADSLKSIYDANILVGEEKLDLLTDLAFNEVNDSKLSLKFAEELISLSVKSGNNAYLAQGYLQKGNASQSIGYLDEAITAYFKSAEVARIDGNRTLEGAAYGAIADVYTISDNHVNAMTYYKKAISILSKAKDTIPWATFLLNAGDALLTNKNYDSALTYFKESGALFEQVDYATGKAYNLGNIGMVYANTGKKDLAESNINEAIRILEESQDYYPISVYLMAMADIYVEKKEHETAITYTKRSLNLAKQYGLKEQLADANEKLASLYESVGDMPLSYKHYKDHITYRDSLLNLETVQQLADQRTNFEVSQKQIEVDLLETQKRNQLIILGFIGLLLLASLWFYWAISKEKKKSEKLLLNILPEDTAKELKVNGKVKAKQYDAVTVLFTDFKGFTSYSEKLSPEALVETVDHYFSKFDAIMEKYGLEKIKTIGDAYMCVGGLHGDTQDHPDRMVKAAFEIADFVETTKKDIATSELSFDIRIGINTGPVVAGVVGTKKFAYDIWGDAVNVASRMESMSEPGKINISENTYQLVKDKYACEYRGEIPVKNRGNMKMYFVLP; from the coding sequence TTGATAGGTCAAGACCAAAGAAAAGCAGATAGCCTTAAGTCTATTTATGACGCTAACATCCTAGTAGGAGAGGAGAAATTAGATCTTCTCACCGATCTTGCTTTCAATGAGGTTAATGATTCAAAACTTAGCTTAAAATTTGCCGAGGAGCTAATAAGCTTATCAGTAAAAAGTGGTAATAACGCATATTTAGCTCAAGGTTATCTACAAAAAGGCAACGCAAGTCAATCAATAGGTTATTTAGACGAAGCAATTACCGCTTATTTTAAGAGCGCAGAAGTAGCTCGAATTGATGGCAATAGAACATTAGAGGGTGCAGCTTATGGAGCGATTGCGGATGTTTATACTATTTCCGACAATCATGTGAATGCTATGACTTATTACAAAAAGGCGATTTCAATCCTTAGTAAAGCAAAGGATACTATTCCATGGGCTACGTTTCTTTTAAATGCAGGTGATGCACTTCTTACTAATAAAAACTATGATTCGGCCTTAACCTATTTTAAAGAATCTGGAGCTCTTTTTGAACAAGTCGATTATGCAACAGGAAAAGCCTATAACCTTGGTAATATAGGAATGGTCTACGCCAACACCGGTAAAAAGGATTTAGCTGAAAGTAATATCAATGAAGCTATTCGTATTTTGGAAGAGTCACAAGATTATTATCCTATTAGTGTGTATCTGATGGCCATGGCGGATATTTATGTGGAAAAAAAGGAACATGAAACCGCTATTACCTATACAAAAAGAAGCCTAAATCTTGCAAAGCAATACGGCTTGAAAGAACAACTTGCCGATGCCAATGAAAAGTTGGCTTCACTATACGAAAGTGTAGGAGATATGCCGCTATCCTACAAACATTATAAAGATCATATTACCTACCGAGATAGCCTTTTGAACTTGGAAACGGTGCAGCAATTGGCCGATCAACGTACCAATTTTGAGGTTTCCCAGAAGCAAATAGAAGTTGATTTATTGGAAACGCAAAAAAGAAACCAACTAATAATTTTGGGATTCATTGGTCTGCTCTTATTGGCCTCTTTATGGTTTTATTGGGCCATTTCTAAAGAGAAGAAAAAATCGGAGAAACTATTGCTCAATATCTTGCCCGAAGATACCGCCAAAGAATTAAAGGTTAATGGGAAGGTTAAAGCCAAACAATACGATGCGGTAACCGTATTATTTACAGATTTCAAGGGCTTTACCAGTTATTCGGAAAAACTGTCGCCGGAGGCTTTGGTAGAAACCGTAGACCACTACTTTTCCAAATTCGATGCAATTATGGAGAAATATGGTTTGGAAAAGATAAAGACCATTGGAGATGCCTATATGTGCGTGGGTGGCTTGCATGGCGATACCCAAGACCATCCGGACCGGATGGTAAAAGCCGCTTTTGAAATAGCGGACTTTGTGGAAACTACTAAAAAAGATATAGCTACGAGTGAACTCTCTTTTGATATCCGTATTGGTATCAATACCGGTCCTGTAGTGGCCGGGGTAGTGGGTACCAAGAAATTTGCCTATGATATTTGGGGAGACGCGGTAAATGTTGCTTCGCGTATGGAGTCCATGTCCGAACCCGGAAAAATTAATATTAGTGAAAATACCTACCAACTCGTTAAAGACAAATATGCTTGTGAATACCGCGGTGAAATTCCGGTAAAGAACAGGGGTAATATGAAAATGTACTTCGTACTTCCTTAA
- a CDS encoding DUF2490 domain-containing protein: MKKSSVEQLPKNWMWSFIMLAVFSVLLARGQNGEVLPEESKFKDTKTKVWINTYGNIRISKRLFWDAQTHFRFQESASTPYVGQVAQLYNRHAIGYIYSKKVNFSLGGVLRLNFNTDESSVDRNLVPEWRIWHQYQFAQPVYSAMIYHRIRIEHRWTQGFAENSDYIYRNRWRYMFRAKVPLNSHKLEPKTLYVSPEAELIMQSGKEVVGSAMEDLRLTATLGYILTPRLSIAVGGMYSFGQTLDNAGIYNQNFTLRFHVYFSPDFRKVRNKLPAIHLDD, from the coding sequence TTGAAGAAGAGTAGCGTAGAACAACTGCCTAAGAATTGGATGTGGTCATTTATTATGCTTGCAGTTTTTTCCGTGCTCCTTGCAAGGGGCCAAAATGGTGAGGTGTTACCGGAGGAGTCTAAATTTAAGGATACAAAAACCAAGGTTTGGATCAATACTTATGGTAATATTCGCATTTCAAAGCGATTGTTCTGGGATGCACAGACCCACTTTCGATTTCAAGAGTCAGCTAGCACGCCTTATGTTGGTCAAGTAGCTCAGTTATATAACCGCCATGCCATAGGGTACATTTATTCTAAAAAAGTAAATTTTAGCTTAGGGGGTGTATTACGACTCAATTTTAATACGGATGAATCCTCCGTGGATAGAAATCTGGTTCCTGAATGGCGTATTTGGCATCAGTATCAATTTGCCCAGCCTGTGTATTCGGCCATGATTTATCACCGTATCAGGATAGAACACAGATGGACACAGGGCTTTGCCGAGAACAGTGATTACATTTATAGAAATAGGTGGCGATATATGTTCAGGGCAAAAGTACCCTTGAACAGTCACAAACTGGAACCTAAGACACTCTATGTTTCCCCTGAGGCCGAATTGATCATGCAAAGTGGTAAAGAAGTAGTGGGCAGTGCTATGGAGGACTTACGGTTAACCGCTACCTTGGGCTACATATTAACGCCACGCTTATCCATAGCTGTAGGTGGTATGTATTCCTTTGGACAGACTTTGGATAACGCTGGTATATACAATCAAAATTTCACCTTACGCTTTCATGTTTATTTCTCACCGGACTTTAGAAAGGTTAGGAATAAATTACCCGCCATTCATTTGGACGACTAG
- a CDS encoding NAD(P)/FAD-dependent oxidoreductase, with translation MNNEKEKIAIIGGGVSGLVAALVLENHGFSPLLYEKTERVGGRVKTDIMDGYQLDHGFQVLLDTYPMAQKYLDYEALDLAKFLPGACIFKNGNKKVIGDPLRNLSLLIPTLTSGIGILSDKFHILKLNTELKKKSISDIFDEPEISTLEYLRNRGFSTEIITDFFKPFFTGIFLETKLETSSRMFEFVYKMFGTGHATLPTAGIGAIPNQLASKLKRTKIHFNATLKNCEDGKLNFTDGTTKHADYIILATESSDFLKNMRNQEVNWKSCQTLYFTVPRNEDNRPLIGLVPNEKSLINNIFFHKTLPTEKSGPDELLSVTVIKSHNLSESELITQVKKELDEECAIKELKYLKTYYINKALPKLESVAGDISPSETRLTDTVFLAGDYLLNGSLNAAMLSGEKAALGIIDVINGNVINK, from the coding sequence ATGAACAATGAAAAAGAAAAGATTGCCATCATAGGTGGTGGGGTAAGTGGTTTGGTCGCTGCCCTAGTGTTAGAGAATCATGGTTTTTCCCCTTTACTATACGAGAAAACAGAGCGCGTTGGAGGTAGGGTAAAGACAGATATAATGGACGGGTATCAACTGGACCATGGATTTCAGGTTTTGTTGGATACGTACCCTATGGCGCAGAAATATTTAGACTATGAAGCCCTTGACCTAGCAAAATTTCTACCTGGTGCCTGCATTTTTAAAAATGGGAATAAAAAAGTCATTGGTGATCCGTTACGAAATCTTTCCTTACTAATTCCTACGCTCACTTCAGGCATTGGTATCCTCTCGGATAAGTTCCACATACTCAAATTGAATACAGAATTAAAGAAAAAGTCCATATCAGATATTTTTGATGAACCAGAGATATCAACTTTGGAATATTTGAGAAATAGGGGATTTAGCACCGAAATAATTACCGATTTTTTCAAACCTTTTTTCACTGGAATATTTCTTGAGACGAAATTGGAGACCTCCTCAAGAATGTTCGAGTTTGTTTACAAAATGTTCGGAACAGGTCACGCCACATTACCTACAGCAGGGATTGGTGCCATTCCAAATCAGCTGGCGTCAAAATTAAAAAGAACCAAAATTCACTTCAATGCGACCTTGAAGAACTGTGAAGACGGAAAACTCAACTTTACAGACGGAACGACTAAACATGCAGACTATATTATTCTGGCGACGGAGAGTTCGGATTTTTTGAAAAATATGCGCAATCAAGAGGTGAATTGGAAATCATGTCAGACACTCTATTTTACAGTACCAAGGAATGAGGACAACAGACCCTTAATCGGGTTGGTCCCGAACGAGAAATCGCTTATAAATAACATCTTCTTCCACAAAACTCTACCTACGGAAAAGTCTGGACCCGATGAACTATTATCGGTCACAGTGATAAAATCCCATAATTTATCGGAATCGGAACTTATTACCCAAGTAAAAAAAGAGCTGGACGAAGAATGTGCTATAAAAGAGTTGAAATATCTTAAAACGTATTATATAAATAAAGCACTTCCGAAACTGGAAAGCGTTGCGGGAGATATTAGCCCCTCCGAAACGCGATTAACCGATACCGTATTCTTAGCGGGGGACTATCTCCTGAACGGTTCGCTAAATGCTGCTATGTTAAGTGGTGAAAAGGCGGCTTTAGGGATAATCGATGTCATTAACGGTAACGTCATAAATAAATAA
- a CDS encoding RICIN domain-containing protein, producing MANSNLKLQVKSSGQFLNIFQVTSEEGRYACQGVLPTTENFLWEMTNAPGNPGWSLLQVKSSGLYLNVLNNALTNGATVGQNTLVNKNSAPDNFLWQIIAAPNNPGWSLIKVKSTNQYLNIDNGGNNNGTPACQGTLTDLNNLPSNFLWQEVTSNSKPVTVNLQIDCPSVYALQEGPLSVAQADAYLVFSDDNNGRKETGNQTSFESFVNPGSIVKWTASTKSGRNNAYDVSIDAIAYDIGTGTGDVFTSGLTKGNGFVTAAVSWTAIGPDEGDNEYYTVNFTISPKGGFNAGPSKSYSVDPRMRVKATQ from the coding sequence ATGGCAAATTCGAATTTAAAATTACAAGTAAAAAGCAGCGGTCAATTTTTGAATATTTTTCAAGTAACTAGCGAAGAGGGCAGGTACGCTTGTCAAGGCGTATTACCCACAACAGAGAATTTTCTTTGGGAAATGACAAACGCCCCTGGTAATCCAGGATGGTCCTTATTACAAGTAAAAAGTAGTGGCCTTTATTTAAACGTGCTAAATAATGCACTAACGAACGGAGCAACGGTTGGACAAAACACCTTAGTTAACAAGAACAGCGCACCAGACAATTTTTTATGGCAAATTATAGCAGCACCAAATAATCCTGGTTGGTCTTTGATCAAAGTAAAAAGCACGAACCAATATTTGAATATTGATAATGGTGGTAATAATAATGGAACCCCTGCTTGCCAGGGTACTTTAACAGATTTAAATAACTTGCCCTCTAATTTTCTTTGGCAAGAAGTCACGTCAAATTCTAAACCGGTAACTGTAAATCTTCAAATAGACTGCCCTAGTGTCTATGCTCTACAAGAAGGACCTCTATCTGTGGCACAAGCAGATGCTTATCTTGTATTTTCAGATGATAATAATGGGAGAAAGGAAACGGGTAATCAAACTTCCTTCGAGTCCTTCGTAAATCCTGGAAGTATTGTAAAATGGACTGCATCTACAAAATCTGGCAGGAATAATGCATATGATGTTTCTATCGATGCTATAGCATATGATATTGGAACTGGAACAGGGGATGTATTTACTTCAGGTTTAACAAAAGGCAATGGTTTTGTTACAGCAGCTGTATCATGGACAGCGATAGGACCCGATGAGGGGGATAACGAATACTATACGGTTAATTTTACCATCTCGCCTAAAGGCGGATTTAATGCTGGACCTTCAAAATCCTATTCGGTCGATCCAAGGATGAGGGTGAAAGCCACGCAATAA
- a CDS encoding DUF4251 domain-containing protein has translation MKFQNYILGILIVGLLFSCASSSKLSSQGEQKEKLSHIIESKNFEIEVNWALPFTTVSLQNVFNALAPIGSTAGRINLMGFSSFLKMKGDTISANLPYYGERQMGGGYNTRDSGINFETAPDDLKIEYNDEKNRYELSFSAEQGTEDYRVNMVVLPNLNSYINVNSSQRFSIRYEGKIKELREE, from the coding sequence ATGAAGTTCCAAAATTACATACTAGGCATACTGATTGTAGGGTTATTGTTCAGTTGTGCTTCTTCTTCAAAATTAAGTTCGCAAGGTGAGCAAAAGGAAAAATTATCCCATATTATTGAAAGCAAAAATTTTGAAATTGAAGTAAATTGGGCCTTGCCATTTACTACAGTTAGTCTTCAAAATGTTTTTAATGCCTTAGCGCCGATAGGTTCCACTGCCGGTCGTATTAATTTAATGGGGTTTTCAAGCTTTCTAAAGATGAAAGGGGATACCATTAGCGCAAATCTCCCATATTACGGAGAGCGTCAAATGGGCGGAGGCTATAACACCCGGGATTCGGGAATTAACTTTGAGACGGCTCCAGACGATTTAAAGATTGAATATAACGATGAAAAGAATAGATATGAACTATCATTCTCTGCCGAGCAAGGCACGGAAGACTATAGGGTGAACATGGTGGTTTTGCCCAATTTGAACAGTTATATCAATGTCAATAGCTCCCAACGATTTAGCATTCGTTACGAGGGTAAAATTAAAGAACTTAGAGAAGAATAA
- a CDS encoding EamA family transporter — MSVVKPNTGLIILAFFAIYVIWGSTYLLNKIAVTELPAFMLAGIRFVIAGGLIFLIAKILGLSLKINRKQFLNTIIAGFLFLTFGNGVVVWALKFVDSGFAALEISAQPLVVLILMRILQGKKIQAMSLVGVALGIIGIYLLVSQKQIITQEGALLGMFLIFACMLSWAYGSLFVGKAELPPNYFVNTGYQMLTGGVLLLLISIVLGENWTSPLTWSGRVQWSMILLVLFGSIVAFTAFNYLLRVVSPEKVATSSYVNPIIAMLLGWYFLNEQITTQSVIAAVILLTGVYFINTKKKLTLFSRFASKQ, encoded by the coding sequence ATGTCCGTAGTTAAACCCAATACTGGCCTAATTATCTTGGCCTTTTTCGCCATATATGTCATTTGGGGCTCCACCTATCTATTAAATAAAATTGCTGTAACGGAACTACCTGCTTTTATGTTAGCGGGTATTCGATTTGTTATCGCAGGAGGTCTAATCTTCCTTATTGCTAAAATCCTAGGGCTATCGCTTAAAATTAATAGAAAACAGTTTTTAAATACCATCATTGCAGGATTTCTGTTTCTCACCTTTGGAAATGGGGTGGTGGTTTGGGCCTTAAAATTTGTGGATAGTGGTTTTGCCGCCTTAGAAATTTCTGCACAGCCTTTGGTCGTTTTAATTTTAATGCGCATCCTACAGGGTAAAAAAATACAAGCAATGTCATTGGTGGGCGTTGCTTTGGGGATCATAGGCATTTACTTGTTGGTCAGTCAAAAACAGATTATTACCCAAGAAGGTGCGTTATTGGGAATGTTTCTCATTTTCGCCTGTATGCTTAGTTGGGCTTATGGTAGTTTATTCGTTGGCAAAGCGGAACTTCCTCCCAACTATTTCGTGAATACAGGCTATCAAATGCTTACAGGGGGTGTACTATTACTTTTAATCAGTATCGTTTTAGGAGAAAATTGGACATCTCCACTAACATGGAGTGGTCGAGTTCAATGGTCCATGATTTTACTGGTACTGTTTGGAAGTATTGTTGCATTCACCGCTTTTAATTACCTATTGCGTGTCGTTTCACCAGAAAAAGTGGCAACGTCCTCCTATGTAAACCCCATTATAGCCATGCTTTTAGGATGGTATTTTTTAAATGAACAGATTACGACACAATCCGTCATTGCGGCCGTCATACTTCTTACCGGTGTCTACTTCATAAACACTAAGAAAAAATTGACCTTGTTTTCAAGGTTTGCTTCAAAGCAATAG
- a CDS encoding PQQ-dependent sugar dehydrogenase has product MTSIHKIHFFIVLTIFVTGCKEKTEKSDKPEALVQYDEPASTLPIERLNLPEGFKIEVYADSIDGARSMAMGDDGTLFVGTRNENTVYAIQDRDKDYKADRVIVLDTTLEVPNGIAFRNGSLYVAEVGRLLRYDNIESELDSLSEPKIVYDDYPTEFHHGWKYIAFGPDDKLYVPVGAPCNICDSTVVDERYATITRMDPDGRNREIYAKGVRNSVGFTWHPETKEMWFTDNGRDMLGDDIPPCELNRVTEPGQHFGYPFCHGGVVKDPEFGDQRPCSDFVPPVQALGAHVAPLGVKFYTGTMFPEKYKDYAFIAEHGSWNRSKKVGYRLAMVKLEDSKAVAYETFLDGWLDDESQEQFGRPVDILFLEDGSMLVSDDYGDAIYRVSYRDPALASN; this is encoded by the coding sequence ATGACATCAATTCACAAAATCCATTTCTTTATAGTCCTGACCATTTTTGTTACAGGTTGCAAGGAGAAAACAGAAAAATCGGACAAACCTGAAGCTCTAGTTCAGTACGATGAACCAGCGTCTACATTGCCTATTGAAAGATTGAACCTTCCGGAAGGTTTTAAAATAGAGGTGTATGCCGATAGTATAGATGGTGCCCGTTCCATGGCCATGGGAGATGACGGTACACTCTTCGTAGGTACGCGGAACGAAAATACGGTGTATGCCATTCAGGACCGTGATAAAGATTACAAAGCAGATAGGGTAATTGTATTGGATACTACCTTAGAAGTTCCCAATGGTATAGCGTTTAGGAACGGTAGTTTGTACGTGGCCGAAGTAGGAAGATTACTCCGCTATGATAATATAGAATCTGAATTGGACAGCCTTTCAGAACCCAAGATAGTTTATGATGATTACCCGACGGAATTTCATCATGGTTGGAAGTATATTGCCTTTGGTCCGGATGATAAATTATATGTGCCTGTCGGTGCGCCCTGTAATATATGTGACTCTACCGTAGTAGATGAACGCTATGCAACGATCACTAGAATGGACCCAGATGGTAGGAATCGTGAAATCTATGCTAAAGGTGTTCGAAACAGCGTAGGTTTTACATGGCATCCCGAAACCAAAGAGATGTGGTTTACGGATAACGGACGCGATATGTTGGGTGACGATATTCCCCCTTGTGAGCTGAATAGAGTTACGGAACCGGGACAACACTTTGGATACCCCTTTTGCCACGGTGGGGTAGTAAAAGACCCTGAATTTGGTGACCAGCGCCCGTGTTCAGACTTTGTGCCTCCGGTACAGGCGTTGGGAGCTCACGTTGCCCCACTTGGTGTGAAGTTTTATACTGGAACGATGTTTCCGGAGAAATATAAAGATTACGCATTTATTGCCGAACATGGTTCTTGGAACCGTAGTAAAAAAGTGGGATATAGGTTAGCCATGGTAAAATTGGAGGACAGTAAAGCGGTAGCCTACGAAACCTTTTTGGACGGATGGTTAGATGATGAATCCCAGGAGCAGTTTGGAAGACCTGTGGATATATTGTTTTTGGAGGATGGTTCCATGCTCGTTTCCGATGATTACGGCGACGCAATTTATCGGGTGAGCTACCGAGACCCAGCCTTGGCTAGTAATTAA
- a CDS encoding sugar phosphate isomerase/epimerase family protein, which produces MISRRTFAKQTGTAITALLLPTTIFPMNNEKSYKMGLQAFTIRDTMENDLIGSLKTVQSLGYEDLELYGFNPDSVSYYGHSAKDFKLLLDDLGLSSSSCHYGFSDYMNSGEAELDKYIDACIKGATALNHSYITWPWMAPEFRNLETFKKLPELLNKIGEKVTAAGLGFAYHNHDFEFVDYNGQTGYDIIMSQTDPELVKLQLDLYWAVHSSKLSPADLIAKQPERFVMWHIKDMDKVTRNYSELGNGSIDYATMLPKLDKSGLEYYYLEQGGNFAVNSIQSITDSANYFKAYLQKYL; this is translated from the coding sequence ATGATAAGCAGAAGAACATTTGCTAAACAAACCGGTACAGCCATTACTGCCTTGTTACTACCGACTACAATTTTTCCGATGAACAATGAAAAGTCCTATAAAATGGGGCTCCAAGCCTTTACCATTCGCGATACCATGGAAAATGATCTTATCGGTAGTCTTAAGACAGTACAATCCTTGGGCTATGAAGATTTGGAACTCTACGGGTTCAATCCGGATTCGGTAAGCTATTATGGCCATAGCGCAAAGGATTTTAAGTTGCTATTGGACGATTTAGGATTAAGTTCGTCCAGTTGCCATTACGGATTCTCGGATTATATGAATTCCGGTGAAGCGGAACTGGATAAATACATTGACGCTTGCATCAAAGGAGCCACAGCACTAAATCACAGCTATATTACCTGGCCATGGATGGCTCCCGAATTCCGAAATCTAGAAACTTTTAAAAAGCTACCGGAATTACTGAATAAAATAGGGGAGAAGGTTACAGCCGCAGGTCTTGGTTTTGCTTACCATAATCATGACTTTGAGTTCGTGGATTATAACGGACAGACAGGTTACGATATAATTATGTCACAAACCGACCCAGAACTTGTTAAGTTACAATTAGACCTTTATTGGGCCGTACATTCGTCAAAATTGAGTCCTGCGGATTTGATTGCCAAACAGCCAGAGCGGTTTGTCATGTGGCATATAAAGGATATGGATAAAGTGACCCGGAATTATTCCGAATTAGGGAACGGGTCTATCGATTATGCGACCATGCTCCCAAAACTGGATAAATCTGGATTGGAATATTATTATTTGGAACAGGGTGGTAATTTTGCAGTTAATTCCATCCAAAGTATTACCGATAGTGCAAACTATTTTAAAGCTTATTTACAAAAATATCTATAA
- a CDS encoding N-acyl-D-amino-acid deacylase family protein, whose product MKHFLLLLTLLFFCCQEQPDYDIVLTNAVIYDGSGQEPYLGDIAINGDTIAKIGEPKTLHGRNDIDVAGKAVAPGFINMLSWANVSLLEDGRSQSDIRQGVTLEVLGEGRSMGPLNASMKEEMQNDQGDITFDVSWTTLGEYLQHLEDKGISTNVASFVGNGTLRQYVIGYENRPATKEELQEMKNLAAVAMEEGAVGLSSSLLYAPSMYADTEELIELSKVASDYNGMYISHIRNEGDKLLESIDELIRISKEADLPSEVYHLKASQKKNWPKMDLAIAKIDSARNAGLVITADIYTYNASSTGLHVQLPDWAREGGIDAMLKRLAVPENRSKAIEELEFRNAPETIMLVGFKMDSLWKYTGKYIPELAKEWGMTNEETVVDLITKDQSRVQVVYFSMSEENIAKKVAIPWVSFCSDAGSYTNEGVFIEQSTHPRGYGSFIRVLGKFARDEGVITLQEGIRKLTSLPASNLKLKKRGSLTVGNFADIVVFEPNTVTDKATFTDPHQYAEGVQHVFVNGIQVLDNGEHTGAHAGRFVKGPGYKTN is encoded by the coding sequence ATGAAGCACTTCCTTTTACTACTCACGTTACTATTCTTTTGTTGTCAAGAACAACCCGATTATGATATTGTATTGACAAATGCCGTCATCTATGATGGTTCCGGACAAGAACCGTATTTAGGCGACATAGCCATTAATGGCGATACTATTGCAAAGATAGGGGAGCCTAAAACCCTACATGGAAGAAATGATATTGATGTAGCCGGTAAAGCTGTCGCTCCTGGGTTTATTAATATGCTGAGTTGGGCGAATGTTTCGCTGCTTGAAGATGGACGCTCACAAAGTGATATCCGACAAGGTGTAACCCTAGAAGTTCTCGGGGAGGGAAGGTCTATGGGGCCTTTGAATGCCTCTATGAAAGAAGAAATGCAAAATGACCAAGGTGACATTACTTTTGACGTTTCTTGGACCACCTTAGGGGAATACCTTCAGCATTTAGAAGATAAAGGTATATCTACCAATGTAGCTTCCTTTGTGGGAAACGGTACTCTAAGGCAGTACGTGATTGGATATGAAAATAGACCCGCTACCAAAGAGGAGTTACAAGAAATGAAGAATCTGGCTGCGGTAGCCATGGAAGAAGGAGCGGTAGGATTATCCAGTTCACTACTCTATGCACCCAGTATGTATGCGGATACCGAAGAGTTGATTGAATTATCCAAGGTTGCTAGTGATTATAACGGCATGTATATTTCACATATTAGAAACGAGGGAGATAAGCTCTTGGAAAGTATTGATGAACTTATCCGTATTTCAAAAGAGGCAGATCTTCCCTCGGAAGTATATCACTTAAAAGCTTCCCAAAAGAAGAATTGGCCTAAGATGGATTTGGCCATTGCAAAAATAGATTCCGCACGAAACGCAGGCCTCGTAATTACCGCCGACATCTATACCTACAACGCAAGTTCCACAGGGCTTCATGTCCAATTACCGGATTGGGCCCGAGAAGGTGGAATCGACGCAATGTTAAAGCGTTTGGCCGTTCCGGAAAACAGGTCAAAAGCCATAGAAGAACTAGAATTCCGGAATGCTCCGGAAACTATTATGTTGGTTGGATTCAAGATGGATTCCTTGTGGAAGTACACAGGGAAATACATCCCAGAACTGGCAAAAGAATGGGGAATGACCAACGAAGAGACCGTTGTTGATTTAATCACTAAAGATCAAAGCAGAGTACAGGTGGTTTACTTCTCCATGTCTGAAGAAAACATCGCTAAAAAGGTAGCCATACCATGGGTAAGCTTTTGTTCCGATGCAGGTTCGTATACCAATGAGGGAGTATTCATCGAGCAAAGCACTCATCCACGGGGTTATGGTTCGTTCATTAGGGTATTAGGTAAATTTGCCAGGGATGAGGGCGTTATTACATTACAAGAAGGAATACGTAAGCTAACCTCGCTACCGGCTTCCAATCTAAAACTTAAAAAACGGGGGTCGCTTACAGTGGGTAATTTTGCAGATATCGTTGTGTTTGAACCGAATACGGTAACCGATAAAGCAACTTTCACAGACCCACATCAATATGCCGAGGGAGTGCAGCACGTTTTTGTCAATGGTATTCAAGTTTTAGACAATGGCGAACATACAGGCGCCCATGCTGGAAGATTTGTAAAGGGGCCGGGATATAAAACAAATTGA